A genomic segment from Sulfuritalea hydrogenivorans sk43H encodes:
- a CDS encoding NAD-dependent epimerase/dehydratase family protein, giving the protein MVVLISGASGFIGRSLVGHLCSLGYSVVALSRKIDNVFPVGVRSIRGDLMEPSSLPPDLFCGVKAVFHCAGEINDPLNMRRLHVDGTARLLDLACREAAGNSSHPIRWVQLSSVGAYGPGGRSGLERVVTESSAENPRGEYEITKTEADRLLLKASKEGKISLTILRPSNVFGPGMPNRSLPNLLKAVRRGLFFYMGSREAISTYVHVDDVARALAACAGSPNAIGKIYNLSNDCPLSELVNAVADSYGRNRPRLVVPESLVRLLTHVFEGRSFWPLTSSRIDALVSRTRYPADLIRRELGFEFSRPVPVSALELLD; this is encoded by the coding sequence GTGGTGGTACTGATAAGCGGGGCAAGCGGCTTTATTGGGCGGTCGCTTGTCGGCCATCTCTGCTCCCTTGGCTATTCGGTGGTTGCGCTTTCGCGCAAGATCGACAATGTGTTTCCGGTCGGCGTTCGTTCAATCAGGGGCGACCTGATGGAGCCATCATCCCTGCCTCCCGATCTCTTCTGCGGTGTCAAAGCGGTATTCCATTGTGCCGGCGAAATCAACGACCCCTTGAACATGCGGCGCTTGCATGTCGATGGTACGGCTCGCCTGCTTGATCTCGCTTGTCGAGAGGCAGCGGGAAACTCTTCGCACCCCATCCGCTGGGTCCAGCTGAGCAGCGTGGGCGCATACGGACCGGGCGGGCGGAGTGGTCTGGAGCGAGTTGTCACGGAGAGTTCTGCGGAGAACCCTCGCGGCGAATACGAGATCACCAAGACGGAAGCGGATCGGTTGCTTCTGAAGGCGTCGAAAGAGGGAAAGATCAGTCTGACCATTCTCAGGCCCTCCAATGTGTTCGGCCCTGGCATGCCGAATCGGTCGCTCCCCAATTTGCTGAAGGCGGTGAGGCGTGGATTGTTTTTCTACATGGGTTCGCGAGAGGCAATAAGCACCTACGTTCATGTTGATGATGTCGCGCGCGCGCTGGCTGCCTGCGCCGGCAGCCCGAATGCAATTGGCAAGATATACAACTTGTCGAATGACTGCCCGCTGTCCGAACTGGTCAATGCGGTTGCGGACTCATACGGGCGGAACCGGCCCCGTCTGGTTGTTCCGGAATCCCTGGTGCGACTCCTTACCCATGTTTTCGAGGGGCGTTCGTTCTGGCCGCTGACTTCATCCAGGATCGATGCCCTGGTTTCCCGGACGAGGTATCCCGCGGACCTCATCCGGCGCGAGCTTGGCTTCGAATTCTCCCGCCCGGTTCCTGTGAGCGCGCTGGAGCTTCTTGACTAG
- a CDS encoding glycosyltransferase, giving the protein MRKTEGAHLKTDQSSNAEGPGDRPLVSVIMNCYNGERYLREAIDSVLQQTYGNWELVFWDNASEDGTAEIVHSYADGRIRYHLSSQTTPLGSARNSAIAQANGEFIAFLDSDDRWLPAKLELQVRWFRENPDAGFCYSNYFKLVNDGRVRQKALAGAQPEGDVFSRFLRQYPVNLQTVMLRASSLNLFFDPELEVSEEYDLFMRLLSHVRAGYIDEPLVEYRIHGEMSSVRKIEKYAQENAIVLQKLLSMSSDLERKYPTELMHFRAKLGYYQARAEMAWDQPGLARAALRPHIRAGGRFLILYFLAFFGRSAWNLAHRTLGRFSK; this is encoded by the coding sequence ATGCGCAAGACTGAAGGAGCTCATCTGAAGACTGATCAGTCGAGCAATGCCGAAGGCCCGGGCGACCGGCCCTTGGTCAGCGTGATCATGAATTGCTATAACGGTGAGCGATATCTCCGTGAGGCAATTGACAGTGTCTTACAGCAGACCTACGGCAATTGGGAACTGGTGTTCTGGGACAATGCCAGTGAAGACGGAACTGCCGAAATAGTTCATTCCTATGCCGATGGCAGGATCCGATACCATCTGAGCAGCCAAACGACTCCCCTCGGTTCGGCGCGCAATTCGGCCATCGCGCAGGCGAACGGAGAATTCATCGCCTTTCTGGATAGCGACGACCGATGGTTGCCGGCCAAGCTCGAATTGCAGGTACGGTGGTTCCGCGAAAATCCCGATGCCGGATTTTGCTATTCCAACTATTTCAAATTGGTCAACGACGGCCGGGTGCGTCAGAAGGCGCTGGCTGGCGCACAGCCGGAGGGGGACGTGTTTTCACGGTTCCTGCGCCAATACCCGGTAAATCTGCAGACCGTGATGCTCAGGGCTTCGAGTCTGAATCTGTTCTTCGATCCCGAGTTGGAAGTTTCCGAGGAATACGATCTCTTTATGCGGCTGCTTTCCCATGTTCGTGCGGGATACATTGACGAGCCATTGGTCGAGTACCGCATACATGGCGAAATGAGCAGCGTGCGGAAGATCGAAAAATACGCGCAGGAAAATGCCATTGTTCTGCAAAAGCTGCTGAGCATGAGTTCTGATCTGGAACGAAAGTACCCAACCGAGCTGATGCATTTCCGCGCGAAACTGGGGTATTACCAGGCAAGAGCCGAAATGGCGTGGGATCAGCCTGGCTTGGCGCGTGCTGCGCTACGACCACACATTCGAGCAGGTGGGCGATTCTTGATTCTTTATTTTTTGGCTTTTTTCGGTCGATCTGCCTGGAATCTTGCACACAGGACGCTCGGAAGGTTTTCAAAATAG
- a CDS encoding DegT/DnrJ/EryC1/StrS family aminotransferase, which translates to MAGLKPGNLIRLSKSCVGEAEKLAVMGVLDREFLGMGAEVQQFEQALTAFFGRPAVCVVNGTAALQLALQACGIGPGDEVLVQSLTYVASFQAISATGAKAVACDLDAGTLTLDWRDAEKRLTPRTKAVMPVHYSGGVGALDEIYAFARKHSLRVIEDAAHAFGTTHQGKRIGGFGDIACFSFDGIKNITSGEGGCIVTDDADVLRRIQDARLLGVEKDTEKRYTGQRSWEFDVTAQGWRYHMSNIMAAIGIEQLKRFPQMAEARQQLARRYDELLHGHERIQALPRDYAIVVPHIYVVRIQDLRDRKMLQSRLLEQGIQTGMHYQPNHWLSLYRDSAASPLPLTDAVFPELLSLPLHPDLDKIGVEHICARLKELI; encoded by the coding sequence ATGGCGGGTTTGAAACCCGGAAACCTGATACGGCTGTCGAAGTCATGCGTCGGCGAGGCCGAGAAACTGGCGGTGATGGGCGTGCTGGACCGGGAATTCCTGGGCATGGGCGCCGAAGTACAGCAGTTCGAGCAGGCGCTGACGGCATTCTTCGGGCGGCCTGCAGTATGCGTGGTGAATGGGACGGCCGCCCTGCAACTTGCTCTGCAGGCTTGCGGTATCGGGCCCGGCGATGAGGTATTGGTCCAGTCGCTCACCTACGTCGCCAGCTTTCAAGCCATTTCGGCGACCGGCGCGAAAGCGGTTGCTTGCGATCTGGACGCCGGGACGCTGACCCTGGATTGGCGGGATGCGGAAAAGAGGCTGACTCCAAGGACGAAGGCGGTCATGCCGGTTCACTACAGCGGCGGTGTGGGCGCCCTGGACGAAATTTATGCCTTCGCCCGGAAACATAGTTTGCGCGTGATCGAAGATGCTGCCCATGCCTTCGGCACGACGCACCAGGGCAAGCGGATCGGAGGTTTCGGCGATATCGCCTGCTTCAGCTTCGATGGCATCAAGAACATCACCAGCGGTGAAGGCGGTTGCATCGTCACCGACGACGCGGACGTTCTGCGGCGGATTCAGGATGCCCGCCTGCTGGGCGTGGAAAAGGACACGGAAAAGCGCTACACCGGCCAGCGCAGTTGGGAATTCGATGTTACTGCGCAAGGCTGGCGGTATCACATGAGCAATATCATGGCGGCGATCGGCATCGAACAACTCAAGCGATTTCCGCAGATGGCCGAAGCCAGGCAGCAGCTCGCCCGCCGCTATGACGAATTACTGCACGGTCATGAGCGAATTCAAGCTCTGCCGCGAGATTATGCTATCGTGGTGCCGCACATTTATGTGGTGCGCATCCAGGACCTGCGCGACCGCAAGATGTTGCAGTCGAGATTGCTGGAGCAGGGCATACAGACCGGCATGCACTACCAGCCCAACCACTGGTTGTCCTTGTACCGCGATTCCGCAGCATCGCCGCTGCCGCTGACTGATGCGGTTTTTCCGGAGTTGCTGTCGCTGCCCCTGCATCCGGATCTGGACAAAATCGGCGTCGAGCACATATGCGCAAGACTGAAGGAGCTCATCTGA
- the rfbF gene encoding glucose-1-phosphate cytidylyltransferase: MKAILLAGGFGTRLSEYTEAIPKPMVTVGGRPILWHIMRTYAHFGHKDFYVALGYKAELIKEYFLHYRSLNADFTVDLATGAVSPHQIDDADWRVTLVHTGLESMTGGRVKRMQSFIGNEPFMLTYGDGVADIDINALLKFHRSHGKMVTVTAVHPGARFGELLIENEKVASFQEKPQMGQGWINGGYFVIQPEFFDLITDDTTILERQPLEQAARMGELMAYRHDGFWHCMDTKRDRDELEELWQSGDAVWRV, encoded by the coding sequence ATGAAAGCGATTCTTCTCGCCGGCGGTTTTGGTACCCGTCTTTCCGAGTATACGGAGGCGATTCCGAAACCAATGGTTACCGTAGGTGGCCGGCCGATTCTGTGGCACATCATGCGTACCTACGCCCATTTCGGGCACAAGGATTTTTATGTGGCGCTGGGTTACAAAGCGGAGTTGATCAAGGAGTATTTCCTTCATTACCGTTCGCTGAATGCGGACTTCACGGTGGATCTGGCAACAGGGGCGGTGTCGCCGCATCAGATCGATGATGCCGACTGGCGGGTGACTCTGGTGCATACCGGGCTGGAGTCCATGACGGGAGGCCGCGTAAAGCGGATGCAGTCATTCATCGGCAACGAACCCTTCATGCTCACCTATGGCGATGGTGTCGCCGATATCGACATAAATGCCTTGCTGAAATTTCACCGCAGCCACGGCAAGATGGTGACGGTGACTGCGGTACATCCCGGCGCACGCTTTGGCGAATTGCTGATCGAAAACGAAAAGGTGGCGAGTTTTCAGGAGAAGCCGCAGATGGGCCAGGGCTGGATCAACGGGGGGTACTTCGTCATCCAGCCCGAATTCTTCGACCTGATCACGGACGATACGACCATACTGGAAAGGCAGCCGCTCGAACAGGCCGCGCGAATGGGCGAACTTATGGCGTATCGGCACGACGGATTCTGGCACTGCATGGATACGAAGCGCGACAGGGACGAGCTCGAAGAGCTTTGGCAATCAGGAGACGCAGTATGGCGGGTTTGA
- the rfbG gene encoding CDP-glucose 4,6-dehydratase, with protein sequence MNGLSFFKDARVLVTGHTGFKGSWLSLWLTRLGAQVSGVSFGVPSEPSHFMAAGLAGKVHDYRLDIRDGAALKTLVEKIQPEFVFHLAAQALVRRSYADPVDTWQTNALGTINLLEAMRGLENPCVAVLITSDKCYDNVEWVWGYRETDALGGPDPYSASKGAAELAIRSYVRSFFSADGVVRIGVGRAGNVIGGGDWAEDRIVPDCMRAWSRGETVPLRNPLATRPWQHVLEPLSGYLNLAMALQEGASLHGQAFNFGPPAQQDHSVGELVLAMSNHWDQVRYEDVSAQYGGPYESGLLKLNCDKALHHLHWRAVWDFDVTVRETALWYRRYYEQPAQSIADFSSAQIEAYVDAARAQGLAWAR encoded by the coding sequence ATGAATGGATTGAGTTTTTTTAAAGATGCACGGGTGCTGGTCACCGGCCACACCGGCTTCAAGGGCTCCTGGCTGAGCCTGTGGCTGACACGGTTGGGGGCGCAGGTTTCAGGGGTCTCCTTCGGAGTACCGTCAGAGCCATCACATTTTATGGCGGCAGGCCTTGCGGGAAAGGTGCATGACTATCGACTGGATATTCGCGATGGTGCGGCGCTGAAGACTCTGGTCGAGAAAATTCAGCCCGAATTCGTGTTTCATCTGGCGGCTCAGGCGCTGGTGCGGCGCTCGTATGCCGATCCGGTGGATACTTGGCAGACGAATGCCCTGGGCACGATCAACCTGCTGGAGGCCATGCGCGGTCTTGAGAATCCATGTGTTGCCGTGCTGATTACCAGCGACAAGTGCTATGACAATGTCGAATGGGTGTGGGGTTACCGCGAGACGGATGCTTTGGGCGGACCCGATCCCTACAGCGCTTCGAAGGGCGCGGCGGAGTTGGCGATACGTTCCTATGTGAGGTCTTTCTTTTCCGCGGATGGCGTGGTGCGCATTGGTGTCGGCCGTGCCGGGAATGTGATCGGCGGTGGCGATTGGGCGGAGGATCGCATAGTGCCGGACTGCATGCGCGCCTGGTCGAGGGGCGAAACCGTGCCACTGCGCAATCCGCTGGCGACGCGACCATGGCAGCATGTCCTGGAGCCGCTCAGCGGTTATCTGAATCTGGCCATGGCGTTGCAGGAAGGCGCTTCATTGCATGGGCAAGCCTTCAATTTCGGTCCGCCGGCGCAGCAGGATCACTCGGTCGGCGAATTGGTTCTGGCAATGTCGAACCATTGGGACCAGGTTCGCTATGAAGATGTTTCGGCTCAATACGGTGGGCCGTACGAATCCGGACTCCTGAAACTGAACTGCGACAAGGCCCTGCATCATCTGCACTGGAGGGCAGTGTGGGACTTCGATGTGACGGTGCGCGAGACCGCCTTGTGGTATCGCCGCTATTACGAGCAACCCGCGCAGTCGATTGCCGACTTTTCATCCGCGCAAATCGAGGCCTACGTAGATGCTGCGCGGGCACAAGGGTTGGCGTGGGCGCGATGA
- a CDS encoding B12-binding domain-containing radical SAM protein — protein sequence MGNKVIQIAGGDSSCNSAPKKVLSPAASIRHRPRIQKILLIQPPAFSNNLRGDMNPNAPLGLGYIAAMLEREGYGVSILDAFIEGWDQESRINEEKILVGLTFEQIQDVVRRENPDAVGVTSMFTSQRKNAHRVAQVVKEVDPEIVVIFGGAHPTSAPEMVMADPSVDVAVLAEGDNLIVPLLRCIEADGDLRTLDGLAYRDQSGEMVVIDKTTQMSDLDDLPYPARHLLPMEKYFTAGVRHGGASKGKRAASMITSRGCQYRCNFCTAFKVFTRRPRMRSIENVLGEIDELVNKYGVDELFFEDDQIIAKQRRSGELFDAIGARYKLHWDTPNGVSPWLLDDEILGKMKASGCYRVNIAIESGNQWVLDNIINKPVKVAKVPDVVNAIRRHGMEVGTFLVVGNIARDAVETLDQIRDSFVFCRKIKVFPHASLLTAYPGSEVLDIAKEKGYLVPGFDWDNLIIQKSQLQTPLWSPEQLMNLVAKERLKTRWWLFLTSPVDTLGQLADRFARDPMATVKTIGRFLGGSFSRLVLKP from the coding sequence ATGGGCAATAAAGTCATTCAGATCGCAGGCGGGGATTCATCGTGCAACAGTGCTCCGAAAAAAGTGCTGTCTCCCGCCGCATCGATCAGGCATCGCCCCCGGATTCAGAAAATACTCCTGATCCAGCCACCGGCATTTTCCAACAATCTTCGGGGCGACATGAACCCGAATGCGCCCTTGGGTTTGGGCTATATAGCGGCAATGCTGGAACGAGAGGGATATGGCGTCAGCATTCTCGATGCGTTTATCGAAGGATGGGACCAGGAATCCAGAATCAATGAAGAGAAAATTCTCGTTGGGCTGACGTTCGAGCAGATTCAGGACGTGGTGCGCAGGGAAAATCCCGACGCTGTGGGCGTTACCAGCATGTTTACCTCCCAGCGAAAAAATGCGCATCGTGTAGCGCAAGTGGTGAAGGAGGTCGATCCGGAAATCGTCGTCATTTTTGGAGGGGCGCACCCGACTTCTGCACCGGAAATGGTCATGGCCGATCCCAGCGTTGACGTGGCGGTGCTGGCGGAAGGGGACAACCTGATTGTTCCCCTGCTTCGCTGCATCGAGGCCGATGGCGATTTGCGCACCTTGGATGGCTTGGCCTACCGGGATCAATCGGGTGAAATGGTTGTCATCGACAAGACCACGCAAATGAGCGACCTGGACGACCTGCCGTATCCGGCCCGACATTTGCTGCCCATGGAAAAGTATTTCACGGCCGGCGTCAGGCATGGCGGAGCCAGCAAGGGCAAACGTGCTGCGTCGATGATCACCTCGCGCGGTTGTCAATACAGATGCAACTTCTGTACCGCCTTCAAGGTGTTCACTCGTCGCCCGAGGATGCGTTCCATTGAGAATGTGCTGGGCGAGATCGACGAACTCGTCAACAAGTACGGCGTCGACGAGCTATTCTTCGAAGACGATCAGATCATTGCCAAGCAGCGCCGCAGCGGAGAACTGTTTGACGCGATAGGGGCGCGGTACAAGCTTCATTGGGATACTCCGAACGGGGTGTCGCCATGGCTGCTGGATGATGAGATTCTGGGGAAAATGAAGGCGTCCGGATGCTACCGCGTCAACATTGCGATCGAGTCGGGAAATCAATGGGTTCTCGACAACATCATCAACAAGCCGGTCAAGGTGGCTAAAGTGCCGGACGTGGTGAATGCGATTCGACGTCACGGAATGGAAGTCGGAACCTTCCTCGTTGTGGGCAACATTGCGCGGGATGCAGTGGAAACCCTCGATCAGATCCGGGATAGTTTTGTCTTTTGTCGAAAGATCAAGGTGTTCCCGCACGCATCGTTGCTGACAGCCTATCCTGGGTCTGAAGTGCTCGATATAGCCAAGGAGAAAGGCTATCTTGTGCCCGGTTTCGATTGGGACAATTTGATCATCCAGAAATCCCAGCTTCAAACGCCTCTTTGGTCACCTGAGCAGCTGATGAATCTGGTTGCGAAGGAACGTCTCAAGACGAGGTGGTGGCTGTTCCTGACGTCTCCTGTGGATACGCTAGGGCAGTTGGCGGATAGATTTGCCAGGGATCCCATGGCTACGGTAAAGACGATAGGACGTTTCCTTGGCGGCAGTTTTTCTCGATTGGTGCTAAAACCCTAA
- a CDS encoding TIGR04326 family surface carbohydrate biosynthesis protein — MPERSLKKSGNRLETLFVWDAEGSPPAGSWTAVLWRDFATIASPEVVSIPQLVEENADDLRQRYLAWVYELGETHIQGRRLVDHLELRPGFSYWWMTLFAEKCNYSKSPQIDNAIRLMALEKWASDHSFGRVVLASSNRSLADSVRLWCATIGASFEWRHMVRAAESRSWLKRLYCSMPQPVQALIWLARHLVDRWPLRGIGLREWRETQGTMAFVSYLDNMVPDAVEEGRFESRYWAQLPDTLQREGCKTNWLHLYVKDALLPTAAKAADVIGRLNKACHSGQTHVTLDAFLDIGVILATLRDWLWLSWTGWRVRLSRNMPRAGRLDLSPMFRKEWRWSMSGQTSMSNVLFLNLLESAMRSLPKQRIGVYLQENQGWEFALVHAWKALGHGRLIGSPHSTIRYWDLRYFFDRSCYTRTGDNQLPLPDQVALNGAIARDTYLTGDYPEGDLVEVEALRFLHLAEARAKAPLGFRPSESPLRVLVLGEYLPRNTRKQMRLLEKAAQYLPSDMVVNVKPHPNCPVQPADYPGLRMSVTMEPVSKLLAKCDVAYTSCVTSAAVDVYCAGVPVVSLLDPNSLNLSPLRGCETVIFASTENELASALISAASHPRAPGDRKNFFVLDPELPRWRQLLSEQFHTH, encoded by the coding sequence ATGCCCGAACGTAGTTTGAAGAAGAGCGGAAACAGATTAGAGACACTGTTTGTCTGGGATGCGGAAGGTTCTCCGCCAGCAGGCAGTTGGACGGCGGTGCTTTGGCGCGACTTTGCAACTATAGCTTCACCGGAGGTTGTTTCAATCCCGCAGTTGGTAGAGGAAAACGCGGATGATCTTCGCCAGAGATATCTAGCGTGGGTCTACGAACTCGGCGAGACGCACATTCAAGGCCGACGCCTGGTCGATCATCTTGAACTCCGGCCCGGGTTCAGCTATTGGTGGATGACCCTGTTTGCGGAAAAATGCAATTACAGCAAGTCACCGCAGATTGATAATGCGATTCGTTTGATGGCTCTGGAGAAGTGGGCAAGCGATCATTCGTTTGGCCGTGTTGTGTTGGCCAGTTCCAACAGGAGTCTTGCTGATTCGGTGCGGCTGTGGTGCGCCACGATTGGGGCGTCTTTCGAGTGGCGGCATATGGTTCGGGCAGCCGAGTCCAGATCTTGGTTGAAGCGATTGTACTGTTCGATGCCGCAGCCGGTGCAGGCATTGATATGGTTGGCGCGCCATTTGGTTGACCGATGGCCGCTACGGGGTATAGGTCTACGGGAATGGCGAGAAACTCAGGGCACGATGGCCTTCGTTTCCTATCTCGATAATATGGTTCCCGATGCGGTGGAAGAAGGTCGGTTTGAGAGCCGTTACTGGGCGCAACTACCGGATACTCTACAACGTGAGGGTTGCAAAACCAATTGGCTTCATCTGTATGTAAAGGATGCGCTACTGCCGACCGCTGCGAAGGCGGCCGATGTCATTGGTCGACTCAACAAAGCATGTCATAGCGGCCAGACCCATGTCACCCTCGATGCATTTTTAGATATTGGCGTTATTCTCGCGACGCTGCGCGATTGGCTTTGGCTAAGCTGGACTGGATGGCGTGTGCGGTTGTCTCGCAACATGCCAAGAGCTGGCCGGCTTGATCTCTCACCGATGTTCCGGAAGGAGTGGAGATGGTCGATGTCTGGTCAAACTTCCATGAGTAATGTCCTCTTTCTCAATCTGCTCGAATCGGCAATGAGGTCCTTGCCGAAGCAACGCATAGGAGTGTATCTACAGGAGAATCAGGGGTGGGAGTTTGCACTCGTACATGCGTGGAAGGCGCTGGGGCATGGTCGATTGATCGGGTCACCACATTCGACGATCAGGTACTGGGATCTTCGCTATTTTTTCGACCGATCCTGTTACACGCGTACCGGTGATAACCAACTACCACTGCCGGACCAAGTTGCGCTCAATGGCGCGATCGCGCGTGATACCTATCTAACCGGTGACTATCCGGAAGGTGATTTGGTGGAGGTCGAAGCCTTGCGCTTTCTCCATCTGGCCGAAGCCAGAGCGAAAGCACCTCTTGGTTTTCGGCCATCGGAAAGTCCACTGCGGGTGCTGGTCCTTGGAGAGTATCTGCCACGCAATACGAGGAAGCAGATGCGTCTGCTGGAGAAGGCGGCGCAGTATCTGCCGTCCGATATGGTTGTGAACGTCAAGCCCCATCCCAACTGCCCGGTTCAGCCAGCTGACTATCCCGGCCTCAGAATGTCGGTAACAATGGAGCCGGTTTCCAAACTGTTGGCCAAGTGTGATGTCGCCTATACAAGTTGCGTCACATCGGCGGCAGTCGATGTTTATTGTGCTGGCGTACCCGTGGTTTCCCTGCTTGATCCGAATTCCCTCAATTTGAGTCCGCTACGCGGGTGTGAAACGGTCATATTTGCTAGTACTGAAAATGAGCTGGCCAGCGCGCTGATTTCCGCTGCATCCCACCCGCGCGCGCCGGGAGACCGTAAGAACTTCTTTGTTCTTGACCCTGAACTTCCGCGTTGGCGGCAATTATTGTCCGAGCAATTCCATACGCATTGA
- a CDS encoding 3-deoxy-manno-octulosonate cytidylyltransferase yields the protein MNILALIPARMGSSRFPGKPMAPILGKPMIGHVYERVAKSPLLAMTAVATCDQEIFDYIESIGGVAVMTADTYERASDRCAEALLKLEQANNVRYDIIVMVQGDEPMTHPDMIAEAVQPMLDDPAIQVVNLLGQIMDATEFEDRNCIKVVCDLNLNAMYFSREPIPTRCKVGKVPMGKQVCIIPFRRDYLLEYTRLAPTPLEIAESVDMMRILEHGMKVRMAPTKHSTQAVDTLDDLKKVERLMQDLNART from the coding sequence ATGAACATTCTCGCCCTCATTCCAGCCCGAATGGGCAGCAGCCGTTTTCCCGGCAAGCCGATGGCGCCGATTCTCGGCAAGCCGATGATCGGCCATGTCTATGAGCGCGTTGCGAAGTCGCCGTTGCTGGCGATGACGGCAGTAGCAACCTGCGATCAGGAAATCTTTGACTACATCGAGTCGATCGGCGGCGTTGCGGTCATGACCGCCGATACCTATGAGCGGGCATCCGACCGCTGTGCCGAAGCGCTGCTAAAACTGGAGCAGGCGAACAATGTGCGCTACGACATCATTGTGATGGTGCAAGGTGACGAACCAATGACGCATCCCGATATGATCGCCGAAGCTGTACAGCCGATGCTGGATGACCCGGCTATCCAGGTGGTGAACCTGTTGGGCCAGATAATGGACGCCACTGAATTCGAAGACCGCAACTGCATCAAGGTGGTGTGCGATCTCAATCTAAATGCGATGTATTTTTCTCGGGAGCCGATTCCGACCCGTTGCAAGGTTGGCAAGGTTCCCATGGGCAAGCAGGTTTGTATTATTCCGTTTCGCCGCGATTACCTTCTGGAATACACTCGACTGGCGCCGACGCCTCTTGAGATTGCAGAGTCTGTAGACATGATGCGGATTCTTGAGCATGGCATGAAGGTGCGCATGGCGCCAACCAAGCACAGCACCCAGGCGGTCGACACTCTCGACGACCTGAAGAAGGTTGAAAGGTTGATGCAGGACTTGAATGCCCGAACGTAG
- a CDS encoding class I SAM-dependent methyltransferase, producing the protein MKEEEIRPKDVFDEYLRLAREDTGTYFRNARRETGNCPACEGEGMPAFTKNGFSYQTCPRCQTLFVNPRPVADAFSKYYTESPSSKFWATTFYKETADARLEKLWKPKARLIRETLDRYGAGRYTIVDIGGGYGLFAEVMRDFHGQTPVVIEPGPLLAAACRDKSLQVIQKFLEDVEAADLPAGPKAFLSFELFEHLHDPARFLRQLQGLMAPGDLFVFTTLSGTGVDIQALWEDSKSVSPPHHLNFFNPRSVAGLLVRLGFECLQVTTPGKLDMDILANNQSLIKDRFWKTFVAVASDDEKAEWQQLIALSGWSSHMMTVCRKP; encoded by the coding sequence ATGAAGGAAGAAGAGATCCGCCCCAAAGACGTCTTCGACGAGTACCTACGCCTTGCGCGAGAGGATACCGGCACCTATTTCAGGAACGCAAGACGTGAAACCGGCAATTGCCCCGCTTGTGAGGGCGAGGGCATGCCGGCCTTCACGAAGAATGGCTTTTCCTATCAAACCTGTCCTCGCTGTCAGACACTTTTCGTGAATCCGCGGCCCGTCGCCGACGCATTTTCAAAGTACTACACAGAATCGCCTTCTTCGAAATTCTGGGCGACAACCTTCTACAAGGAAACGGCGGATGCGCGCCTGGAAAAGCTCTGGAAGCCGAAGGCCCGATTGATCCGCGAGACCTTGGATCGCTATGGAGCCGGACGGTACACTATTGTCGATATCGGGGGCGGCTATGGCCTTTTTGCCGAGGTGATGAGAGATTTTCATGGACAGACGCCGGTCGTTATCGAACCCGGACCGCTGCTTGCCGCAGCCTGCCGAGATAAATCGCTTCAGGTCATTCAGAAGTTTCTTGAGGATGTGGAAGCCGCGGACCTTCCCGCCGGACCGAAGGCATTCTTGAGTTTCGAGTTGTTCGAGCATTTGCATGATCCGGCAAGATTCCTTCGGCAATTGCAGGGGTTGATGGCGCCCGGCGACCTCTTCGTTTTTACCACCCTCTCCGGAACTGGCGTTGACATCCAGGCATTGTGGGAAGATTCGAAATCCGTCAGCCCGCCGCATCATCTCAATTTTTTTAACCCTCGCTCCGTAGCAGGCCTGTTGGTGCGCCTGGGCTTCGAATGCCTGCAAGTGACCACACCGGGTAAGCTCGATATGGATATCCTTGCGAACAATCAATCCTTGATAAAAGATCGCTTCTGGAAGACGTTTGTTGCCGTCGCCTCTGACGATGAAAAGGCCGAATGGCAACAGTTGATAGCGTTGTCGGGGTGGAGCTCGCACATGATGACGGTGTGCCGCAAGCCGTGA